A genomic segment from Chloroflexota bacterium encodes:
- a CDS encoding flavodoxin family protein has product MAKVKILGICGSPRRGGNTEILVKEALKAAEEIPGVESEFLALAEMKIEGGCRATYPCWRKPSLERPCMCYREDRDDINKILKAMMRADGIIIGAPSYWGGVPAQLKTVLDKSMAIEMGFHLRNKVGGAIAIAAERNGGQEATIDSIHRWFYIHDMIVCGVGPARPATSIGGHWGAMATQGFPYPVHSDQPGEKQAVLQDEIGLNAVRCLGKRVAELTKIVRAGLAQLPDQELAWPRGFVHSEVFDRAEREAAESLSGEE; this is encoded by the coding sequence ATGGCAAAGGTTAAAATCCTGGGTATATGTGGAAGTCCTAGACGAGGTGGGAATACGGAAATACTGGTTAAAGAGGCGCTCAAGGCCGCTGAGGAGATTCCAGGTGTTGAGTCCGAATTTTTAGCTCTGGCAGAGATGAAGATCGAGGGCGGATGTCGGGCCACCTATCCCTGCTGGCGCAAGCCATCGTTAGAGCGTCCGTGTATGTGTTATCGTGAAGATAGGGATGACATCAATAAGATCCTTAAGGCGATGATGCGGGCTGATGGGATCATTATCGGAGCCCCCTCTTATTGGGGAGGGGTGCCGGCTCAGCTGAAGACAGTCTTGGATAAATCTATGGCCATCGAGATGGGCTTTCATCTCCGTAACAAAGTTGGTGGGGCCATCGCCATCGCGGCAGAACGAAATGGGGGTCAAGAGGCAACGATTGATAGCATCCACCGCTGGTTCTACATCCACGACATGATCGTCTGTGGGGTAGGGCCAGCTCGTCCAGCTACCAGCATCGGTGGACATTGGGGTGCTATGGCTACTCAGGGTTTCCCCTACCCTGTTCATTCCGACCAGCCCGGGGAGAAGCAAGCTGTTCTGCAAGATGAGATTGGGCTGAACGCGGTGAGGTGCCTAGGGAAACGTGTTGCGGAGCTGACCAAGATTGTAAGAGCCGGACTGGCCCAATTGCCCGACCAGGAGCTGGCTTGGCCCAGAGGATTCGTCCATTCGGAGGTTTTTGACCGCGCTGAGAGGGAAGCCGCTGAAAGCCTCAGCGGTGAGGAGTAG
- a CDS encoding M20/M25/M40 family metallo-hydrolase codes for MKELFKRLVSASGASSDEGELRTIIKEEITPFVDDLSVDRLGNLIASKKGHGTAGPVLMLTAHMDEIGLMVSSIERNGIIRFEKVGWIDDRVLPTQSVIIKTAQGAVPGVIGLPSTHAWTEEEKRRVTPFHKLFIDIGSFNKEETEQQGVCLGDMVTFVPHFMELRNGIIATKSVDDRIGLTVLIEVMKWLAHEKHEVTVVGVGLAQHEVGLRGARTAAYAVDPDVAIHIDITGNFPDDAGPQIELGKGPVVRLMEEYGSRVGFGAQIGLFSSRLISRALVSIAQKEGIPYQLQIKPGAIADGSVIHTSREGVLTCPVLIPARYNHSANELVKWDDVENTVRLLSSFVKEVTRNLVDSVHRLE; via the coding sequence ATGAAGGAACTATTCAAAAGGCTTGTGTCCGCCTCGGGGGCATCCAGTGATGAGGGTGAACTGCGAACCATAATCAAAGAGGAGATTACCCCTTTCGTCGATGATCTGTCTGTCGATAGATTGGGCAATCTCATCGCCTCTAAGAAAGGGCATGGTACAGCCGGCCCTGTGCTGATGTTGACCGCCCATATGGATGAGATCGGATTGATGGTCTCCTCCATCGAACGAAACGGAATTATCCGATTTGAGAAGGTGGGTTGGATCGATGACCGGGTCCTGCCCACCCAGTCGGTGATCATAAAGACAGCGCAGGGAGCAGTACCCGGCGTGATCGGCTTACCGTCCACCCACGCCTGGACAGAGGAAGAAAAGAGACGGGTCACTCCTTTTCATAAGCTGTTCATCGATATCGGTTCCTTTAATAAGGAAGAGACAGAGCAGCAAGGGGTATGTCTTGGCGATATGGTCACCTTCGTTCCCCATTTCATGGAACTGAGGAACGGGATCATCGCCACCAAGTCTGTAGATGATCGTATTGGGCTGACCGTCCTAATTGAGGTTATGAAATGGCTGGCCCACGAGAAACACGAGGTCACAGTTGTAGGAGTAGGACTTGCCCAGCATGAGGTAGGACTGCGGGGAGCCAGGACGGCTGCCTATGCGGTGGATCCGGACGTGGCTATCCATATCGACATTACCGGAAACTTCCCTGATGATGCTGGGCCCCAAATAGAACTCGGTAAGGGCCCTGTAGTTCGCTTGATGGAGGAATATGGCAGTCGTGTTGGTTTCGGGGCCCAAATTGGCTTGTTCTCCAGCAGGCTCATTAGTAGGGCCCTGGTAAGCATCGCTCAGAAGGAGGGCATCCCCTATCAGCTCCAAATTAAGCCGGGGGCGATCGCCGATGGCAGTGTGATCCACACCTCGCGAGAGGGAGTACTCACCTGCCCGGTCCTCATACCGGCCAGATACAATCACTCGGCTAACGAGTTGGTCAAGTGGGACGATGTAGAAAACACAGTAAGATTACTCTCCTCGTTTGTGAAGGAGGTCACCCGGAACCTGGTTGATTCAGTCCATAGATTGGAATAA
- a CDS encoding ABC transporter ATP-binding protein — MNVIEMRGITKRFGPVVANDHIDLAVRKGEIHALLGENGAGKTTLMNILYGLYHKDSGDIVVNGIRSEIRDASDAIRLKIGMVHQHFMLVAPFTVAENLVLGTDLTDKLLFDFDKAVEYTEKVSKQYGLRIDPKAKVASLSVGLRQRVEILKALYRGAETLILDEPTAVLTPQEIDNLFNVLRQFKAEGKTIIFITHKLKEVMAISDRITVLRRGKVIGTVEKSKTTPRELARMMVGRDILFEVPKREAQQPVEALRIENLVVYDARHLPAVNGVNLSLCRGEILGIAGVEGNGQSELCEALRGLRRASRGCILFCERDLCNRSPREINAAGVAHIPEDRQARGLIPDFTVQYNLILGVHYRLPFAKGFILDHEAIRSYAQRLIAAFDIRTPSEQVQAKYLSGGNQQKLVVAREFGKDPEVVIAVQPTRGLDIGATEYVHQKLVEVRDQGRVVLLISTDLDEIIALSDRIAVIYEGKIMDVRKTREFAREEIGLLMMGKKAAEIGRTEPVAVEETGMVSWQNRGE; from the coding sequence ATGAATGTCATAGAGATGCGAGGCATCACCAAGAGGTTTGGTCCCGTCGTGGCCAACGATCACATAGATTTGGCCGTGCGCAAAGGGGAGATTCACGCCCTTCTGGGAGAGAATGGGGCCGGAAAGACTACCTTGATGAACATTCTCTATGGCCTCTATCATAAGGATAGTGGCGATATCGTCGTGAATGGGATCAGGTCTGAAATAAGAGATGCCAGTGACGCCATCAGGCTGAAGATCGGTATGGTCCATCAACATTTTATGTTGGTTGCTCCTTTTACGGTGGCAGAGAACCTTGTCCTGGGAACGGATCTTACAGATAAACTCCTTTTTGATTTCGACAAGGCCGTTGAGTACACCGAGAAGGTCTCCAAGCAGTACGGGCTCAGGATTGATCCAAAGGCGAAGGTCGCCAGCCTCTCTGTTGGACTAAGGCAAAGGGTAGAGATACTAAAAGCCCTATACCGGGGAGCCGAAACGCTCATCCTGGATGAGCCTACGGCCGTTCTGACACCCCAAGAGATAGATAACCTTTTTAATGTCTTAAGACAATTCAAAGCAGAGGGTAAAACAATCATCTTTATCACCCACAAGCTAAAAGAGGTTATGGCCATCAGTGATCGCATAACCGTGTTGCGCAGGGGAAAGGTTATTGGCACCGTCGAGAAGAGCAAAACGACGCCTCGGGAGCTGGCCAGGATGATGGTCGGAAGAGATATCCTTTTCGAGGTGCCTAAACGGGAGGCTCAGCAGCCGGTGGAGGCTCTTAGGATAGAGAATTTAGTGGTTTACGATGCTCGGCATCTACCGGCCGTGAATGGGGTCAACCTGTCGCTCTGCCGCGGGGAAATCCTGGGGATCGCCGGTGTTGAGGGCAATGGGCAATCTGAGTTGTGCGAGGCCTTGCGAGGGCTGCGGCGGGCTAGCCGAGGCTGCATACTGTTTTGTGAAAGAGACCTCTGTAATAGGAGTCCGAGGGAAATCAATGCCGCCGGCGTGGCCCATATACCTGAGGACAGACAGGCCCGTGGTCTAATCCCCGATTTCACTGTGCAATATAACCTCATCCTTGGCGTGCACTACAGACTACCCTTCGCTAAGGGCTTTATCCTGGACCACGAAGCCATTCGCTCTTATGCCCAAAGGCTTATCGCTGCATTCGATATAAGAACCCCTAGCGAGCAGGTTCAAGCCAAGTACTTGTCGGGAGGTAATCAGCAGAAATTGGTCGTGGCCAGGGAATTCGGTAAGGACCCAGAAGTAGTTATCGCTGTTCAGCCAACAAGAGGGCTGGACATCGGAGCCACCGAATACGTCCATCAAAAACTGGTGGAGGTCAGAGACCAGGGCAGGGTGGTACTGTTGATCTCCACAGATTTGGATGAGATCATCGCCCTAAGCGACCGTATCGCTGTCATCTATGAGGGTAAGATCATGGATGTCAGAAAGACTCGAGAATTTGCCCGAGAAGAGATAGGCTTACTGATGATGGGCAAGAAGGCAGCTGAGATCGGACGAACGGAGCCCGTGGCTGTGGAAGAAACGGGTATGGTCTCCTGGCAAAACAGAGGTGAATAG